The proteins below come from a single Caulobacter flavus genomic window:
- the hspQ gene encoding heat shock protein HspQ yields the protein MNERLAKFAIGQVVRHRVFPFRGVVFDVDPVFANTEEWWESIPEDIRPSKDQPFYHLLAENDDNTYVAYVSEQNLLADDTGEPVHHPQAALIFESFDHGAYKLRPRISH from the coding sequence ATGAACGAGAGACTCGCCAAATTCGCGATCGGCCAGGTCGTCAGACACCGCGTCTTCCCCTTCCGGGGCGTGGTGTTCGACGTCGACCCGGTGTTCGCCAATACGGAAGAGTGGTGGGAGTCCATTCCCGAGGACATCCGGCCGTCCAAGGACCAGCCGTTTTATCACCTCCTGGCCGAGAACGACGACAACACCTACGTCGCCTACGTCTCCGAGCAGAACCTGCTGGCAGACGACACCGGCGAGCCGGTACATCATCCGCAAGCCGCGCTGATCTTCGAATCCTTCGACCACGGCGCCTACAAGCTTCGTCCCCGGATCTCGCACTGA
- the phhA gene encoding phenylalanine 4-monooxygenase produces the protein MSADGFSGGPPPGVRPDWTIDQGWDSYSQAEHDVWITLYERQAKVLQNRACDEFLRGLDALDLHRTGIPDFNRINDELQRLTGWSVVAVPGLVPDDVFFDHLANRRFPAGQFIRKPNELDYLQEPDVFHDVFGHVPMLTDPVFADYMQAYGKGGQRALGLGRLANLARLYWYTVEFGLMATPAGLRIYGAGIVSSRTESIFALEDPSPNRIGFDLERVMRTPYRIDDFQQVYFVIPSIQTLQEVTLRDFSALYERLAGAGDIGIAEIVSADQVLTRGTQAYANAGGRLASAAG, from the coding sequence ATGAGCGCAGACGGTTTCAGCGGCGGGCCGCCCCCAGGGGTTCGTCCCGATTGGACGATCGACCAGGGCTGGGACAGCTATAGCCAGGCCGAACACGACGTCTGGATCACCCTCTACGAGCGTCAGGCCAAGGTTCTGCAGAACCGCGCCTGCGACGAGTTCCTGCGCGGCCTCGACGCGCTGGACCTGCACCGCACGGGCATCCCCGACTTCAACCGGATCAACGACGAGCTCCAGCGCCTGACCGGCTGGAGCGTCGTGGCCGTGCCGGGCCTGGTGCCCGACGACGTGTTCTTCGACCACCTGGCCAACCGCCGCTTCCCGGCCGGCCAGTTCATCCGCAAGCCGAACGAACTGGACTATCTCCAGGAGCCGGACGTCTTCCACGACGTGTTCGGCCACGTGCCGATGCTGACCGACCCGGTGTTCGCCGACTACATGCAGGCCTACGGCAAGGGCGGGCAGCGGGCGCTGGGCCTTGGCCGCCTGGCCAACCTCGCCCGCCTGTACTGGTACACCGTCGAATTCGGACTGATGGCGACGCCGGCGGGCCTGCGCATCTACGGCGCGGGGATCGTCTCGTCCCGGACGGAGTCGATCTTCGCCCTCGAAGACCCCTCCCCCAACCGGATCGGATTCGATCTGGAGCGGGTGATGCGCACGCCCTATCGCATCGACGACTTCCAGCAGGTCTATTTCGTCATCCCGTCAATCCAGACCCTGCAGGAGGTCACCCTGCGCGACTTCTCGGCGCTGTACGAGCGTCTGGCCGGCGCCGGCGACATCGGCATCGCCGAGATCGTGAGCGCCGACCAGGTGCTGACCCGCGGAACCCAGGCCTATGCGAACGCCGGCGGACGGCTGGCTTCGGCGGCGGGCTGA
- a CDS encoding acyltransferase family protein gives MSPSPSQDLARRHDLDWIRGGALFLLILYHVGMFYVPWEWHVKSPHPIPALEPVMMLTNPWRLTLLFLVSGAATRFMADKVSAGKLAGARIARLLPPLLLAMAVIVPPQSYYQVAEYVAAHPQAPFGVDPWPTFWGKYMTASGGWCGEDGDCLITPTWNHMWFVAYLLVYTLVLAALLAVARRLGGRLQAGLERVLAGPWLLVLPVVYLAVARTTLMPIFDITHALVDDWYNHAISFAAFLLGFGLAKSAVLRERLIAARWPALVLALAAYAAFATYAWQYRDVMPPLALRRLMHGVYAVDQWCAIAAILGFGARHLNRGGPVLRYLTVGVFPFYIVHQTATVVLAHHLARLGLPQGLEALILIAGTFAACFGTYEIVRRIPGVRILFGLRAQPAAEASRPPAFA, from the coding sequence ATGTCCCCTTCGCCTTCACAGGACCTCGCCCGCCGCCACGACCTCGACTGGATCAGGGGGGGCGCCTTATTCCTGCTGATTCTGTATCACGTGGGCATGTTCTACGTGCCCTGGGAGTGGCACGTGAAGTCGCCCCATCCGATCCCGGCCCTCGAGCCGGTGATGATGCTGACCAATCCCTGGCGGCTGACCCTGCTGTTCCTGGTCTCGGGGGCGGCGACGCGGTTCATGGCCGACAAGGTCAGCGCGGGAAAGCTGGCGGGCGCCCGCATCGCGCGGCTTCTGCCGCCGCTGCTGCTGGCCATGGCCGTGATCGTGCCGCCGCAGTCCTACTATCAGGTCGCCGAGTACGTGGCCGCGCACCCGCAGGCGCCGTTCGGCGTCGATCCGTGGCCGACTTTCTGGGGCAAGTACATGACGGCCTCGGGCGGCTGGTGCGGCGAGGACGGCGACTGCCTGATCACCCCGACCTGGAACCACATGTGGTTCGTCGCCTATCTGCTCGTCTACACGCTGGTCCTGGCCGCGCTGCTGGCCGTCGCGCGCCGGCTCGGCGGCAGGCTTCAGGCGGGCTTGGAGCGGGTGCTGGCGGGACCCTGGTTGCTGGTCCTGCCGGTCGTCTATCTGGCCGTGGCGCGCACCACGCTGATGCCGATCTTCGACATCACCCACGCCCTGGTCGACGACTGGTACAACCATGCCATCTCGTTCGCGGCCTTCCTGCTTGGCTTTGGCCTGGCCAAGTCGGCCGTGCTGCGCGAGCGGCTGATCGCCGCGCGCTGGCCGGCTCTCGTCCTGGCCCTCGCCGCCTACGCCGCCTTCGCGACCTATGCCTGGCAGTATCGAGACGTCATGCCGCCCCTGGCTTTGCGACGGCTGATGCACGGGGTCTACGCGGTCGACCAGTGGTGCGCGATCGCCGCGATCCTCGGGTTCGGGGCCAGGCATCTGAACAGGGGCGGCCCGGTGCTGCGTTACCTGACCGTGGGCGTCTTCCCGTTCTACATCGTCCATCAGACGGCAACGGTGGTTCTGGCGCACCATCTGGCCAGGCTGGGGCTGCCTCAGGGGCTGGAGGCGCTGATCCTGATCGCGGGAACCTTCGCCGCGTGCTTCGGAACCTACGAGATCGTCCGGCGCATTCCGGGCGTGCGGATCCTGTTCGGCCTGCGGGCTCAGCCCGCCGCCGAAGCCAGCCGTCCGCCGGCGTTCGCATAG
- a CDS encoding LytTR family DNA-binding domain-containing protein — protein sequence MSGVERRLLMRGWLCGLAVVAAITVINILTLIHDAPRLGPWRPAIWEVSSGLVTVFIMLLPAAVALWTHRTRPSLPRALPVHALALLVYSTLHVTGFVVLRKIAHRLILDEGYDFGPIGPEFLYELRKDVIAYVLAFVVFWLLARMARDVAAETPAPATALAPAPAASMFDIRDGARLVRTPVAEILAVRSAGNYAEFLLADGRRPLTRSSLTALEGELGAHGFLRTHRSWLVNAARVTGLRPEGSGDYAVELGAAEAPLSRRYPGALAALRR from the coding sequence ATGAGCGGCGTGGAGCGTCGCCTGCTGATGCGCGGCTGGCTGTGCGGCCTGGCCGTCGTCGCGGCCATCACGGTCATCAACATCCTGACCCTGATCCACGACGCGCCGCGGCTTGGCCCCTGGCGACCGGCGATCTGGGAGGTCTCCAGCGGCCTGGTGACGGTGTTCATCATGCTGCTGCCCGCCGCCGTCGCCCTCTGGACGCACCGGACGAGGCCGTCGCTGCCGCGCGCCCTGCCCGTCCACGCCCTGGCCCTGCTGGTCTATTCGACCCTGCACGTGACCGGCTTCGTCGTGCTGCGGAAGATCGCCCATCGCCTGATCCTCGACGAAGGCTACGACTTCGGACCGATCGGACCGGAGTTCCTGTACGAGCTGCGCAAGGACGTCATCGCCTACGTCCTGGCCTTCGTGGTCTTCTGGCTGCTGGCGCGGATGGCGCGCGACGTCGCGGCCGAAACGCCGGCCCCGGCGACGGCTCTCGCCCCCGCCCCGGCCGCCTCGATGTTCGACATTCGCGACGGCGCGCGGCTGGTGCGCACGCCCGTCGCCGAGATCCTGGCGGTGCGCTCGGCCGGCAATTACGCCGAGTTCCTGCTGGCCGACGGCAGGCGGCCGCTGACGCGTTCGTCGCTGACGGCGCTGGAGGGAGAGCTCGGCGCCCACGGCTTCCTGCGCACCCATCGCTCGTGGCTGGTCAACGCCGCGCGGGTGACCGGACTGCGCCCGGAAGGTTCAGGAGACTACGCGGTAGAGTTGGGGGCGGCGGAGGCCCCCTTGTCGCGGCGCTATCCGGGAGCGCTGGCGGCGCTGCGCCGCTAG
- a CDS encoding TlyA family RNA methyltransferase, whose product MSRKRADILLVEKGLFDSRAKARAAIEAGRVTVDGKVVAKASEAIDEAGDIVAEAAHPWVGRGALKLVRALELWPVLVEGRIAVDVGASTGGFTEVLLAKGATRVLAVDVGRDQLHPSLKADARVADLSPLDARALTAEHAPGGVDLIVTDVSFISLEKALPAALALAGPGADLVALVKPQFEAGRENVGKGGLVKDPEIIAACVGAVSTFLEASGWTVRDSADSPITGGEGQVEKLLWAVKG is encoded by the coding sequence ATGAGCCGAAAGCGCGCCGACATCCTGCTGGTCGAGAAGGGCCTGTTCGACAGCCGCGCCAAGGCGCGCGCCGCCATCGAGGCCGGCCGCGTCACGGTCGACGGCAAGGTCGTGGCCAAGGCCTCCGAAGCCATCGACGAAGCCGGCGATATCGTCGCCGAGGCCGCGCACCCCTGGGTAGGCCGGGGCGCGCTCAAGCTGGTGCGGGCGCTGGAGCTATGGCCCGTGCTCGTCGAGGGGCGCATCGCCGTAGACGTGGGCGCCTCCACGGGCGGCTTCACCGAAGTCCTGTTGGCGAAGGGCGCGACTCGCGTGCTGGCCGTCGACGTCGGGCGCGACCAGCTGCATCCGAGTCTCAAGGCCGACGCCCGCGTGGCGGACCTGTCGCCGCTGGACGCCCGCGCGCTGACCGCCGAGCACGCGCCCGGCGGCGTCGATCTGATCGTCACCGACGTCAGCTTCATCTCGCTGGAAAAGGCCCTGCCGGCCGCGCTGGCCCTGGCGGGGCCGGGCGCGGACCTCGTCGCGCTGGTCAAGCCGCAGTTCGAGGCCGGTCGCGAGAATGTCGGCAAGGGCGGCCTGGTGAAGGATCCCGAGATCATCGCTGCCTGCGTCGGTGCGGTCTCGACGTTCCTGGAGGCGTCCGGCTGGACGGTTCGCGACAGCGCCGACAGTCCCATCACCGGCGGCGAGGGCCAGGTCGAGAAACTGCTCTGGGCGGTAAAGGGGTAG
- a CDS encoding (2Fe-2S) ferredoxin domain-containing protein: protein MSKERPIKRVRADWNEVVLVCRKCSRKLDGGFGKDGGTSFAKALRKASGGGKGKDRKAPLAVIEVDCFDVCPKDAVVAVNASRPREWVVVPRGASMEAAVARLGLAANDAEAA from the coding sequence GTGAGCAAGGAAAGGCCGATCAAGCGCGTGCGCGCCGACTGGAACGAGGTGGTCCTCGTCTGTCGCAAGTGCTCGCGCAAGCTCGACGGCGGCTTCGGCAAGGACGGCGGTACGAGCTTCGCCAAGGCTCTGCGCAAGGCCTCCGGCGGCGGCAAGGGTAAGGACCGCAAGGCGCCGCTGGCCGTCATCGAGGTCGACTGCTTCGACGTCTGCCCCAAGGACGCCGTGGTGGCGGTCAATGCATCCCGGCCTCGCGAGTGGGTGGTCGTGCCGCGCGGGGCGTCGATGGAGGCGGCCGTCGCTCGTCTGGGCCTCGCCGCCAACGACGCCGAAGCGGCCTGA
- a CDS encoding NUDIX domain-containing protein: MIAFYAPDASREYQDRHAAFGIAEDARGLIALVEVTKPGKAPYFDLPGGAVDGEETENQALVREFGEETGLVVEVGAHVVDVSQPFLKSDGQPVRNYGGIYAVKLAGERPELKVEDDHRLVWLDPRDAVVALRHDAHSWAVAAWMRKG; the protein is encoded by the coding sequence TTGATCGCGTTCTACGCCCCCGACGCGTCCCGCGAGTACCAGGACCGTCACGCCGCCTTCGGCATCGCCGAGGACGCGCGGGGGCTGATTGCGCTGGTGGAAGTGACCAAGCCCGGCAAGGCGCCTTACTTCGACCTGCCGGGCGGCGCCGTCGACGGCGAGGAGACCGAAAACCAGGCCCTGGTCCGCGAGTTCGGCGAGGAGACAGGCCTCGTCGTCGAGGTCGGCGCCCACGTGGTCGACGTCTCCCAGCCGTTCCTGAAGTCCGACGGTCAGCCGGTGCGGAACTATGGCGGGATCTACGCCGTCAAGCTGGCCGGCGAGCGTCCGGAGCTGAAGGTCGAGGACGACCACAGGCTGGTCTGGCTCGACCCCCGCGACGCCGTCGTCGCGCTGCGCCACGACGCCCACTCCTGGGCGGTCGCCGCGTGGATGCGCAAGGGCTAG
- a CDS encoding S1/P1 Nuclease: MKSPSSSLKVLVLAAALAAPAQSALAWGASGHRMIGVLGASTLPEDVPAFVRSPYGVAAIGEYAREPDRWKGSGKVHDHDRDAAHFLDLDDEGRMFGGPKFTVETLPATRADYATALRAVGQDEWKAGYLPYAMIDGYQQLVKDFTYWRVLVAAEKQTTDAQKKAWYAADLKRREELLLRDLGVWAHYIGDGSQPLHMSVHYNGWGDYPNPNGYTQSRGTHGAFEGPLVKAVAKDDEVKALMPALRDCACSYETRMVGYLTTTWKLTEPLYKLEKSGGMVATDPRAKAFVDERLAAGAAELRDMVAMAWKASADGKIGYRPEISVADVESGKADPWNDLFGKD; encoded by the coding sequence ATGAAGTCGCCGTCGTCCAGCCTGAAAGTTCTAGTCCTCGCCGCCGCCCTGGCCGCGCCGGCCCAGTCGGCCCTGGCCTGGGGCGCGTCCGGCCACCGGATGATCGGCGTGCTCGGCGCCTCGACCCTGCCCGAAGACGTGCCGGCCTTCGTGCGCAGCCCCTACGGCGTGGCCGCCATCGGCGAGTACGCCCGCGAGCCGGATCGCTGGAAGGGCTCGGGCAAGGTTCACGACCACGACCGCGACGCGGCCCACTTCCTCGACCTCGACGACGAGGGGCGGATGTTCGGCGGCCCGAAGTTCACCGTCGAGACCCTGCCGGCCACCCGCGCCGACTACGCCACGGCCCTGCGCGCCGTCGGCCAGGACGAGTGGAAGGCCGGCTACCTGCCCTACGCCATGATCGACGGCTATCAGCAGCTGGTGAAGGACTTCACCTACTGGCGCGTGCTGGTGGCGGCCGAGAAGCAGACCACCGACGCCCAGAAGAAGGCCTGGTACGCCGCCGACCTCAAGCGCCGCGAGGAGCTGCTGCTGCGCGACCTTGGCGTCTGGGCCCACTACATCGGCGACGGCAGCCAGCCGCTGCACATGAGCGTGCACTACAACGGCTGGGGCGACTATCCGAACCCCAACGGCTACACCCAGAGCCGGGGCACCCACGGCGCGTTCGAGGGTCCGCTGGTCAAGGCCGTGGCCAAGGACGACGAGGTCAAGGCGCTGATGCCGGCCCTGCGCGACTGCGCCTGCAGCTACGAGACCCGCATGGTCGGCTACCTGACCACCACCTGGAAGCTGACCGAGCCGCTGTACAAGCTGGAAAAGTCGGGCGGCATGGTCGCCACGGATCCGCGCGCCAAGGCCTTCGTCGACGAGCGGCTGGCCGCGGGCGCGGCCGAGCTGCGCGACATGGTCGCCATGGCCTGGAAGGCCAGCGCCGATGGCAAGATCGGCTATCGTCCCGAGATCAGCGTCGCCGACGTCGAAAGCGGCAAGGCCGATCCGTGGAACGACCTGTTCGGCAAGGACTGA
- a CDS encoding glutathione S-transferase family protein yields MTLRIFGDGKSGNCLKVKWTAQRLSLPFEWIEVDILKGESRTAEFLALNPAGQVPAVILEDGRALAQSNAIMLHLAEGSVLIPTDPYLKAKVYEWLFWEQYSHEPYVAVARFQVAYMGKPVESLDGKLVERGHAALARLENGLLDSGFLVGDRLTLADIALVAYTRVAHEGGFDLARYPAVKAWVGRVETALGID; encoded by the coding sequence ATGACGCTGCGGATCTTCGGCGACGGCAAGTCGGGCAATTGCCTGAAGGTGAAATGGACCGCCCAGCGCCTGAGTCTGCCGTTCGAGTGGATCGAGGTCGACATTCTCAAGGGCGAGTCCCGCACCGCCGAATTCCTCGCCTTGAACCCGGCTGGCCAGGTGCCGGCGGTGATCCTGGAGGACGGCCGCGCGCTGGCCCAGTCCAACGCCATCATGCTGCATCTGGCCGAGGGCTCGGTGCTGATCCCGACCGACCCCTACCTCAAGGCCAAGGTCTACGAGTGGCTGTTCTGGGAGCAGTACAGCCACGAACCCTACGTCGCGGTGGCCAGGTTCCAGGTCGCCTACATGGGCAAGCCGGTGGAAAGCCTGGACGGCAAGCTGGTCGAGCGCGGCCACGCCGCCTTGGCCCGCCTCGAAAACGGGCTTCTGGACAGCGGCTTCCTGGTCGGCGATCGCCTGACCCTGGCGGACATCGCGCTGGTGGCCTACACCCGTGTCGCCCACGAGGGCGGTTTCGATCTGGCGCGCTATCCGGCCGTGAAGGCCTGGGTCGGACGCGTCGAGACGGCCCTCGGCATCGATTAA
- a CDS encoding 3D domain-containing protein, which produces MRRTLAGILAFMAMFAALPAAAGPDSERASDPLGELIAGALTGSIPGSIEYKMKATLYHAGAKGIRALDSLGCKVVAMRTLAVDTKVIPRRTIVFIKETVGLPMPNGETHDGYWYASDIGGAIKGNKIDMFSGQGAGSMKPLAGLNLTHLSVTKVGEFKGCPPE; this is translated from the coding sequence ATGCGACGCACGCTCGCCGGAATTTTGGCCTTCATGGCCATGTTCGCCGCTCTTCCCGCCGCCGCGGGCCCCGACTCCGAACGCGCCTCCGATCCCCTGGGCGAACTGATCGCTGGGGCTCTGACCGGCTCGATCCCCGGCTCCATCGAATACAAGATGAAGGCCACCCTGTACCACGCCGGCGCCAAGGGCATCCGCGCCCTCGACAGCCTGGGCTGCAAGGTCGTGGCGATGCGCACCCTGGCCGTGGACACCAAGGTGATCCCCCGCCGCACCATCGTCTTCATCAAGGAGACCGTCGGCCTGCCGATGCCCAACGGCGAGACCCACGACGGCTACTGGTACGCCTCCGACATCGGCGGCGCGATCAAGGGCAACAAGATCGACATGTTCAGCGGCCAGGGCGCCGGCTCGATGAAGCCGCTGGCGGGCCTGAACCTCACGCACCTCTCGGTGACAAAGGTCGGCGAGTTCAAGGGCTGCCCGCCGGAATAA
- a CDS encoding response regulator transcription factor produces the protein MSRRSESNLASSPSVLIADDDALLREILEHKLTTAGYEVSVFEDGRAVLEAARTARPQVVVLDGMMPIIDGFEVLRRMKGDDALRDIPVVMLTALKGRNDIVTALNLGAADYLPKPFDPDELLARLFRIAPVAA, from the coding sequence GTGTCCAGGCGATCAGAAAGTAACCTAGCGTCCTCGCCTTCGGTCCTCATCGCCGACGATGACGCCCTGCTCCGGGAAATCCTCGAGCACAAGCTCACCACGGCCGGGTACGAGGTCAGCGTGTTCGAGGACGGACGTGCCGTGCTCGAGGCCGCTCGCACCGCGCGGCCGCAGGTCGTCGTGCTGGACGGCATGATGCCGATCATCGACGGCTTCGAGGTGCTGCGCCGCATGAAGGGCGACGACGCCCTGCGCGACATTCCCGTGGTCATGCTGACCGCTCTCAAGGGCCGCAACGACATCGTCACCGCCCTGAACCTGGGCGCGGCCGACTACCTGCCCAAGCCCTTCGACCCCGACGAACTTCTGGCGCGCCTGTTCCGCATCGCTCCGGTGGCCGCATGA
- a CDS encoding YaiO family outer membrane beta-barrel protein, whose product MIEAVAVQAPEAADPAYAAAFQARQSGLTAEAIAAFDLLSKQRPKDPDVWLNLGLSRMAVQRYAEADRAFEITLALAPDYRDARIAYARSALFAGRPELARRRLAPLLAGAPDDPEARALRQQIAATEAMPGEPTWRLDLAYARSELTKDLGHWSSATLALSRRVDPDTTLGGSVEHTRRFGVSDTYAEALAARRFGSRLDGFVAVGGAPDADYRPELSVRAGGSVGLLTQGQRRVRLGLDAVWSRYAVGEVKSLQPYLTLAAGPASLTVRSINTEDERGGRQSGYTLNGEWSATQRLRLRLGYADAPESADGATVPVEAISGGVAYDLTARWTVQVVGAHEKRTAYDRDEVGVAVTRRF is encoded by the coding sequence ATGATCGAGGCCGTGGCGGTCCAGGCGCCGGAGGCGGCCGATCCGGCCTATGCCGCGGCGTTCCAGGCCCGCCAATCAGGGCTCACCGCCGAGGCGATCGCCGCCTTCGACCTCCTTTCCAAGCAACGCCCCAAGGATCCGGACGTCTGGCTGAACCTTGGCCTGTCGCGCATGGCCGTCCAGCGCTACGCCGAGGCAGACCGCGCGTTCGAGATCACCCTGGCCCTCGCGCCGGACTACCGCGACGCCCGCATCGCCTATGCCAGGTCGGCGCTGTTCGCCGGCCGCCCGGAACTGGCGCGCAGGCGCCTGGCGCCGCTGCTGGCCGGCGCGCCGGACGACCCTGAGGCCCGCGCCCTGCGCCAGCAGATCGCCGCCACCGAGGCCATGCCTGGCGAACCGACCTGGCGTCTGGACCTGGCCTATGCGCGCAGCGAACTTACCAAGGACCTGGGCCACTGGAGTTCGGCGACCCTGGCCCTGTCGCGGCGGGTCGATCCAGACACCACCCTGGGCGGGTCGGTGGAGCACACCAGGCGGTTCGGCGTCTCCGACACCTATGCCGAGGCGCTGGCCGCCCGCAGGTTCGGCTCGCGCCTGGACGGCTTCGTCGCGGTCGGCGGCGCGCCCGACGCCGACTATCGCCCCGAACTTTCGGTCCGCGCCGGCGGCTCAGTCGGCTTGCTCACGCAAGGCCAGCGCCGCGTCCGGCTGGGTCTCGATGCGGTGTGGTCGCGCTACGCCGTCGGCGAGGTCAAGAGCCTGCAGCCCTACCTGACCCTGGCGGCCGGACCGGCGTCGCTGACCGTCCGCTCCATCAACACCGAAGACGAACGCGGCGGGCGTCAGTCCGGCTACACGCTCAATGGCGAGTGGTCGGCGACCCAGCGTCTGCGCTTGCGCCTGGGCTATGCCGACGCCCCCGAGAGCGCCGACGGCGCGACCGTGCCCGTGGAAGCGATATCGGGCGGCGTCGCCTACGACCTTACGGCCCGCTGGACGGTGCAGGTGGTCGGGGCGCACGAGAAGCGCACGGCCTACGACCGCGACGAGGTCGGGGTCGCCGTCACGCGACGGTTCTAG
- a CDS encoding HEAT repeat domain-containing protein: protein MSSLTLIWATALVLIGAALTWMTGLIVARLMKESRASDRSTDRKLIIQALSGLLRGQTEAAEALSPFVRKPEVLAEAILDFQGLIRGVDQERAMGALRSLGLIQALEERIVHGSRDERLTSVEALAALGGDEVKAALRRAIRSKDPNVRMAAIKGLADAGAPPTPSRLLDYVGAGELTPSRVYAEVMRQAVASSPADGLLALRRQDLSPLMRAVLLDALGRSGAYQAVPALAAAAADADPDVRTAAVRGLGRLQHPSAADTLAGALADPAWPVRSAGAEAIGAAGLVRLAPAIAALLDDPEWWVRFRAGDALGRLGKAGRALLEAAASDDARPVAQRAAERALAEGG, encoded by the coding sequence ATGTCGTCGCTGACGCTGATCTGGGCGACCGCCCTCGTCCTGATCGGCGCGGCGCTGACCTGGATGACCGGCCTGATCGTCGCGCGCCTGATGAAGGAGAGCCGGGCGAGCGACCGGTCGACCGATCGAAAGCTGATCATCCAGGCTCTCTCCGGCCTGCTGCGCGGCCAGACGGAAGCCGCCGAGGCGCTTTCTCCCTTCGTACGCAAGCCAGAGGTGCTGGCCGAAGCGATCCTGGACTTCCAGGGCCTGATACGCGGCGTCGATCAGGAACGCGCCATGGGGGCGCTGAGGTCGCTCGGCCTGATCCAGGCCCTCGAGGAACGTATCGTTCACGGCTCGCGCGACGAACGCCTGACCAGCGTCGAGGCCTTGGCCGCCCTGGGCGGCGACGAGGTCAAGGCCGCCCTGCGACGAGCCATCCGCTCCAAGGACCCGAACGTGCGCATGGCCGCGATCAAGGGCCTGGCCGACGCCGGCGCGCCGCCGACGCCCTCACGCCTGCTGGACTATGTGGGCGCGGGCGAGCTGACGCCTTCCCGGGTCTATGCCGAGGTGATGCGCCAGGCCGTGGCCAGTTCCCCCGCCGACGGCTTGCTGGCCCTTCGTCGCCAGGACCTGTCGCCGCTGATGCGGGCCGTGCTCCTGGACGCGCTCGGCCGCTCGGGCGCCTACCAGGCCGTGCCTGCGCTCGCCGCCGCGGCGGCGGACGCGGATCCCGACGTGCGCACGGCCGCGGTACGGGGCCTCGGGCGTCTGCAACATCCCTCCGCCGCCGACACCCTGGCCGGGGCCCTGGCCGACCCGGCCTGGCCGGTGCGCTCGGCCGGCGCCGAAGCGATCGGCGCCGCGGGCCTGGTTCGCCTGGCGCCCGCGATCGCCGCCCTGCTCGACGATCCAGAGTGGTGGGTGCGCTTTCGGGCGGGCGACGCCCTGGGCCGACTGGGCAAGGCCGGTAGGGCCCTGCTGGAAGCCGCCGCGTCCGACGACGCGCGTCCCGTCGCCCAGCGGGCGGCAGAGCGCGCCCTGGCCGAAGGGGGCTGA